Within Phycisphaerae bacterium, the genomic segment AAGATGGCTTGAAGAAGCTATTAGCTCTTAGCCGTCAGCCCTGACGGCCCGTCGCTCTAGCGGCGGGGCTGCGAATTGTTGACAAGAACGCAGCCTCCAGGGCGATGGGCTACGTGGGAGATCATGTTTGGGGACCACCCCTACAGAGCAGCGACAATGAACGCGGCGGGGCGAAAGTGGTATTCGTTCGTGGCAGACCTGGCGATCCGGCTCCACGTATGGCGTCCGGGGTCCGAGGAGATCAGTGAACGATCGCGGCGGCTGTCCTTCGAAACGAACGTGTCCCGGTTTCCGTTGCGACTCACGGAGTTCCTGAGGGATCGGCTGCGGTTGAGGTGGCTGAGGGTGAAGAAGTAGTTGTCAGTTCTCAGTCGTCGGTTTTCAGTGGCGTGGGCCTTGCCTGCCGTTTTTGGGCGAGCAAAGACGAGGTTTGATGGTAATGGGCAAGACATACGGATTCGGTGTGGTTGGGGCCGGCATGATCGGCAAGTTTCACGCCGAGGCGATTAAGGGTCTGCCGAACGCGAGACTGCTGGCTATTTGTGATCAGGTTGCGTCGGCGGCCGAGACCTTGGCCGGCAAGTTTGGGTGTGGGGCCGAGACCAGCTTGGAGAAGCTGCTGTCCCGCGATGACATCGACGTGATCACGGTGGCGACGCCGAGCGGGCTGCACGGTGAGGTGGCCATCGCGGCTGCCAGGCACGGCAAGCACTGCGTGGTCGAAAAGCCCATCGAGATCACACTGGAAAAGATCGACCGGATCCTGGAGGCCCACGACAAAGCCGGCACCACCGTCGGGGGCATCTTCAACATGCGTCATGAGGAGACGGCCAAGTTGTTCAAGAAGGCCGTCGATGCCGGTCGCTTCGGACGGATGACCTTCGGCATGGCCTATGGTCCCTGGTGGCGCGAGCAATCTTACTACGACAACGGCGGGTGGCGCGGTACTTGGGCACTTGACGGCGGCGGGGCCTTGATGAATCAGGGCATTCACACCATCGACACGCTTCAATGGCTGATGGGGCCGGTCAAGGCGGTGACCGCTTTTTGCCGGACGCTGGCCCACGAGCGGATCGAGGTTGAGGATACCGGCGTGGCGGCGATCGAGTTCGCCAACGGGGCGATTGGTACCATCGCCTGCGCGACCAGCATGTGGCCGGGGCACTTCCGAATCATCGAGGTAGCCGGCGATCGCGGAACCGCGGCCATGGCCGACAACAAGTTTTTCTTCTGGCAATTCGCCCAGGAGACGCCCGAGGACGCGCGGATCCGCGAGAAGTATCTTCAGTTCCCAGGCGTTTCGGTCGGGGCGGCCAATCCGTCTGCAGGGATGACCGCGGACAATCACCGCGCCAACTTCGCCGAGTTCCTCGCTGCCCTCGATGCGGGCAAGGAGCCGCCGATTTCCGGCCGCGAGGCTCGCAAAGCGGTGGAGATCATCCTGGCGATCTACGAGTCGTCCCGGAGCGGCAGAACGGTCTCGCTTTGATCCGGCCGACGGTTGCCGCCGGCAGCCTGGCCGCCGGTGATTGGGTTGTCCAGCCTGAGTATCGCCCGACAGTTTATCCGCCGCACCTCGTTCCAGATATGTCTGGTCAGGCAGAGACGAAGCAGACGCCATGGATTGCGAAGTCCTTCACAACAGCCCGTTTCTCCGTGCCTGTCGCCGCGAGAAGGCGGATTACACTCCGATCTGGCTGATGCGTCAGGCAGGGCGATACCAGCGTCAGTACCGCGAGATTCGCGAGAAGGTCTCGTTTCTGGAGTTGTGCAAGACGCCGGGACTGGCCGCCCAGGTTACCGTGATGGCCGTCGAGCAGCTCGGTGTTGATGCGGCGATCATCTTTGCCGACATCCTGCTGATCGTCGAGCCGATGGGCGTGGGGCTGTCGTTCAACAAGGGCGAAGGGCCCTCGATCGCCAGGCCGGTGCGAAGCGGCGTCGACGTGAATCAGCTTAGAGAGGTCGATGTCGACGATTCGCTTTCCTTTGTTTTCGAGGCCATTCGGATTGCCCGCCGCGAGCTGGCGCCCGGCATTCCGCTCATCGGCTTCTGCGGCGCACCGTTCACCGTGGCCAGCTACATGATCGAGGGCGGGGCCAGTCGCGAGTTTACCCGGACGCGGTCGCTGATGCACGACGACCCGGGTGCGTGGAATGCACTGCTCGAGCGGATCGTCCGGGCGTCGGCCGATTATGTGAACGGTCAGATCGCGGCCGGCGCACAGGCCGTGCAGGTTTTCGACAGTTGGGTCGGCTGCCTCGACGAGCAGGAGTATCGCCGCTTCGTGCTGCCGCACACGCAGTCGCTAATCCGGGCCGTCAGTGCGGGCACGCCCGTGATTCACTTCGGCGTCAATACCGGTTCCATGCTCAAGGCGATCCGTGAGGCCGGCGGCGACGTGATCGGTCTGGACTGGCGGGTGAACCTGGCCGAGGCCTGGAAAACGATCGGGTACGACGTCGGCGTCCAGGGCAATCTGAATCCGAACGTGTTATTAACCTCTGCTGACGAGATACGCCGCCAGGCCAAGATCATCCTGGATCAGGCCGCCGGGCGGCCGGGACATATCTTCAATCTCGGCCACGGCGTGTTGCCGAACACCCCTGTGGAAAACGCCAGAGCCCTGGTAGATGCGGTTCATGAGTACTCCAGGGGTTTCTGACGGATCTGCCGGGCGCCTTGTTTACCCCATGGCCGGCCGGCATCTGGGGAAAGGGCCGACGGACACGACGAGTAAACCCGGTTGTTCTGATAACGTTTCTCGGGTACGATATGGGCATCAGTTCGAAGCGAGACAGATGCGTTGCCGGCATCTCGGTGCGGCTCGCCGAGCGGGAGATTCAATTCGTGGCGATCCCGCGCCCGACGAGGCAGGAGCGAGGCAGGTATGGCTGATCTTGTTCAACGCAGGACGGGGGCACGAGGTAGGCAAGCCAGTTGGGGTCGATCCGCCTTCACGCTGATTGAAGTCCTAGTGGTGGTGGCGATCATCGCGCTGCTGGTGGCGATCCTCTTGCCATCGCTATCAAAGGCCCGCGAGCAATCGCGACGAGCGGTGTGCGCCGCTCAACAGCGGGAGTTCGCCAAGGGAACTTTGATGTATCTGCTTGACAGCAGGGATGTGCTGCCCGGCCCGATTCATGGGGCCATGGAGCTTGAAACGGCCGGGAAGGTTGCTTCCAAGGATTACGAGGAATGGCATCTTCCCCACTTCATTCGGAGATACTTTCATGATCGCGGACGGCAGGGTCGCCTGACCGACGAGGTTGCCAGTTGCCCGACGGCCTACACGCTCACGGCGGCCAGCTACCAGAAGGCGTTCGCGGAAGCCGATTTCCGGCGTCCGTTCACCTACGCTCTGAACAACTGGAACCGGAATCACAGCACGCAGGTGGAATACGGCACCAATCCGCCTTGGTATTTCGGGTACCCAGAC encodes:
- a CDS encoding Gfo/Idh/MocA family oxidoreductase — its product is MGKTYGFGVVGAGMIGKFHAEAIKGLPNARLLAICDQVASAAETLAGKFGCGAETSLEKLLSRDDIDVITVATPSGLHGEVAIAAARHGKHCVVEKPIEITLEKIDRILEAHDKAGTTVGGIFNMRHEETAKLFKKAVDAGRFGRMTFGMAYGPWWREQSYYDNGGWRGTWALDGGGALMNQGIHTIDTLQWLMGPVKAVTAFCRTLAHERIEVEDTGVAAIEFANGAIGTIACATSMWPGHFRIIEVAGDRGTAAMADNKFFFWQFAQETPEDARIREKYLQFPGVSVGAANPSAGMTADNHRANFAEFLAALDAGKEPPISGREARKAVEIILAIYESSRSGRTVSL
- the hemE gene encoding uroporphyrinogen decarboxylase: MDCEVLHNSPFLRACRREKADYTPIWLMRQAGRYQRQYREIREKVSFLELCKTPGLAAQVTVMAVEQLGVDAAIIFADILLIVEPMGVGLSFNKGEGPSIARPVRSGVDVNQLREVDVDDSLSFVFEAIRIARRELAPGIPLIGFCGAPFTVASYMIEGGASREFTRTRSLMHDDPGAWNALLERIVRASADYVNGQIAAGAQAVQVFDSWVGCLDEQEYRRFVLPHTQSLIRAVSAGTPVIHFGVNTGSMLKAIREAGGDVIGLDWRVNLAEAWKTIGYDVGVQGNLNPNVLLTSADEIRRQAKIILDQAAGRPGHIFNLGHGVLPNTPVENARALVDAVHEYSRGF
- a CDS encoding prepilin-type N-terminal cleavage/methylation domain-containing protein, producing MADLVQRRTGARGRQASWGRSAFTLIEVLVVVAIIALLVAILLPSLSKAREQSRRAVCAAQQREFAKGTLMYLLDSRDVLPGPIHGAMELETAGKVASKDYEEWHLPHFIRRYFHDRGRQGRLTDEVASCPTAYTLTAASYQKAFAEADFRRPFTYALNNWNRNHSTQVEYGTNPPWYFGYPDHYWNNTKPPFTPLASPTVLTKDAAPKKISLIRQPAREWAFGDAFRWDPQAPLELARTLKPGQWKKGTYQLDFVHENGLTLIPKGPCHSGGINVTMFDGHVEWQRPWFGTLNPQK